One window of the Bacteroidia bacterium genome contains the following:
- a CDS encoding toxin-antitoxin system YwqK family antitoxin, with protein MKKNILVSLLILAGITVSQYSQSATGQGSAPNYVDANGLKQGHWIILNKTAKLPGYTDDQKVEEGNFTDSKKQGIWEQYYPSGFTKNKLTYKDNVPNGYAIMYNDSGKISEEGLWQNHRWVGDYKLYYNNGKVEQEFKFNTMGKREGEQKYYYPNGQVMMDGNWNGGKENGTLKEYYDNGQIKAEKPFVNGNLDAANTKEYQPTKPITVVKDNPPATSAPKVVVKADEKPNLPTQVFTGEGYFKLYNRNKQIAKDGNFVHGVLKDGKCYYYSNDGILSRIAVYKSGVYIGDAPIDDKTK; from the coding sequence ATGAAAAAAAATATACTCGTATCGTTGTTGATTTTAGCAGGAATTACTGTTTCTCAGTATTCTCAATCTGCTACTGGGCAGGGCTCCGCTCCTAATTATGTGGATGCAAATGGTTTGAAACAAGGACATTGGATTATTCTTAATAAAACAGCCAAATTACCTGGATATACAGACGATCAAAAAGTAGAGGAAGGTAATTTTACAGACAGCAAAAAACAGGGAATTTGGGAGCAATATTATCCAAGCGGCTTCACTAAAAACAAACTTACTTACAAAGACAATGTGCCAAATGGATATGCTATAATGTATAATGATAGTGGTAAAATTTCAGAAGAAGGTCTTTGGCAAAATCACAGATGGGTGGGCGATTATAAACTCTATTACAATAATGGAAAAGTGGAGCAAGAGTTTAAATTTAACACGATGGGAAAAAGAGAAGGAGAGCAAAAATATTATTACCCCAATGGACAAGTAATGATGGATGGAAACTGGAATGGCGGAAAAGAAAATGGTACTTTAAAAGAATATTACGATAATGGACAAATAAAAGCTGAAAAGCCCTTTGTAAACGGAAACTTAGATGCTGCAAATACGAAAGAATATCAACCAACAAAACCGATAACTGTTGTAAAAGACAATCCTCCAGCTACAAGTGCACCTAAAGTAGTTGTAAAAGCGGATGAAAAACCGAATTTACCAACTCAAGTTTTTACTGGTGAAGGTTATTTTAAACTCTACAATAGAAACAAACAAATCGCTAAAGACGGAAATTTTGTACACGGTGTTTTGAAGGATGGTAAATGCTATTACTATTCCAATGACGGTATTCTCAGCCGAATCGCAGTTTACAAATCGGGAGTTTATATTGGAGATGCCCCAATAGACGATAAAACGAAATAA
- a CDS encoding NAD-dependent epimerase/dehydratase family protein codes for MAEKETILVIGANGQIGVELVERLRSIYGNDGVVASDVVKPIKNSSDGIFEVLDVLNIKNLDEVVSRHKITQVYLLAALLSATAERNPKLGWQLNMEGLINLLDLAKEERIKKLYWPSSIAVFGPNTPKDNTPQYGVMEPSTVYGISKLAGERWCEYYFHKYRVDVRSLRYPGLIGYKSAPGGGTTDYAVHIFHEALKNKRYECFLSENTTLPMMYMPDAIDATINIMDAPAEKLIIRSSYNIGAMSFSPKQIAFELKKHIPEFEISYEPDARQLIADSWPRSINDKPARNDWGWIPKYDLSKMTKDMLDHLKKVS; via the coding sequence ATGGCTGAAAAAGAAACTATTTTAGTAATCGGTGCCAACGGACAAATTGGTGTTGAATTGGTGGAAAGGCTTCGTTCTATCTATGGAAATGATGGTGTGGTGGCGTCGGATGTTGTAAAACCGATAAAAAATTCTTCGGACGGAATATTTGAAGTGTTGGATGTTTTAAATATCAAAAATCTGGACGAAGTTGTTTCTCGACATAAAATTACGCAAGTCTATTTATTGGCGGCTCTTTTATCGGCTACAGCCGAAAGAAACCCGAAACTTGGCTGGCAACTCAATATGGAAGGGTTGATTAATCTATTGGATTTAGCCAAAGAAGAACGCATCAAAAAATTATATTGGCCCAGCTCCATCGCTGTTTTCGGACCCAATACGCCCAAAGACAATACGCCTCAATATGGAGTTATGGAACCCAGCACTGTTTACGGAATCAGTAAATTAGCAGGTGAACGTTGGTGCGAATATTATTTTCATAAATATCGTGTAGATGTTCGGAGTTTGCGTTATCCAGGCTTAATTGGCTACAAATCAGCTCCTGGCGGAGGGACAACGGATTATGCAGTACATATTTTTCACGAAGCTTTGAAAAATAAACGTTACGAATGTTTTTTGTCGGAAAATACCACTTTGCCAATGATGTATATGCCCGATGCCATTGATGCAACTATAAATATTATGGATGCTCCAGCAGAGAAATTAATTATTCGTTCGAGTTATAATATAGGCGCGATGAGTTTTTCGCCGAAGCAAATCGCTTTTGAACTCAAAAAACACATTCCGGAGTTTGAAATTAGCTACGAACCAGATGCTCGTCAGCTTATTGCCGACAGTTGGCCCAGAAGCATCAACGATAAGCCTGCCAGAAACGATTGGGGCTGGATTCCGAAGTATGATTTGTCAAAAATGACAAAAGATATGCTCGATCATCTAAAAAAAGTTTCTTAA
- a CDS encoding rhodanese-related sulfurtransferase — protein sequence MLLYNRQNKKELKQKLQAETIRRITVSFYKYVMVDDPQALRDSFYEGWKALNIFGRIYIAHEGINAQMSVPEKNWDVFKQNLYQDNRFKDVPLKIAVEDDGKSFYKLAVKIRTKIVADGLNDDAFDVTNVGNHLTAKEFNEALEKPETIVVDMRNHYESEIGHFENAICPDTDTFREELPLVLDLLKEKKEKKVLLYCTGGIRCEKASAYLKHHGFKDVNQLHGGIIDYVRQLKAENLPSKFIGKNFVFDERVGERITEDVISECHQCGKTCDTHVNCANEDCHLLFIQCDECAEKMKGCCTPKCMEIAALPIEEQRKIRKGRKKEDSLSVYKSRLRPNLKDILKNKE from the coding sequence ATGCTTTTATACAATCGGCAAAATAAGAAAGAATTAAAGCAAAAATTGCAGGCAGAAACCATTCGTCGCATCACTGTTTCTTTTTATAAATATGTGATGGTAGATGATCCGCAAGCTTTGCGCGATAGCTTTTATGAAGGCTGGAAAGCTCTGAATATTTTCGGACGAATTTACATTGCGCACGAAGGAATTAATGCGCAAATGTCGGTTCCTGAAAAGAATTGGGATGTTTTTAAACAAAATTTATATCAAGATAATCGTTTTAAAGATGTTCCCTTAAAAATTGCGGTGGAGGACGATGGAAAATCATTTTATAAATTGGCTGTAAAAATACGCACTAAAATTGTTGCCGACGGCTTAAACGACGATGCTTTTGATGTAACCAATGTCGGGAATCATTTAACGGCAAAAGAATTTAACGAAGCGCTCGAAAAGCCCGAAACCATTGTGGTGGATATGCGTAATCATTATGAAAGTGAAATCGGTCATTTTGAAAATGCCATTTGTCCGGACACGGATACTTTTCGAGAAGAATTGCCGCTTGTATTGGATTTATTGAAGGAGAAAAAAGAAAAAAAAGTTTTGCTGTATTGCACCGGCGGAATTCGTTGCGAAAAGGCGAGCGCCTATTTAAAACATCACGGATTTAAAGATGTGAACCAATTGCACGGCGGAATTATCGATTACGTGCGACAATTAAAAGCAGAAAATTTGCCTTCTAAATTTATCGGAAAAAATTTTGTTTTTGACGAACGAGTGGGAGAGCGCATTACCGAAGATGTGATTTCGGAATGTCATCAATGCGGAAAAACCTGTGATACACACGTAAATTGTGCGAATGAAGATTGCCATTTACTTTTTATTCAGTGCGATGAATGTGCGGAGAAAATGAAAGGTTGTTGCACGCCAAAATGTATGGAAATTGCGGCTTTGCCGATAGAAGAACAACGAAAAATCCGAAAAGGACGAAAAAAAGAAGATTCACTTTCCGTTTATAAAAGTCGTTTGCGACCGAATTTAAAAGATATCTTGAAAAATAAAGAGTGA
- a CDS encoding c-type cytochrome domain-containing protein: MKKIFWGVSLLFVSLIACKHEPVVPNSPIISFSNDVQPIIIGNCTQSSCHGNGSGRDSDRALLTYNEVINYGQITPGNAQNSQLYTDIAPKGTQQQMPPTPTPELSNQQILTIYLWILQGAKNN, translated from the coding sequence ATGAAAAAAATATTTTGGGGAGTTTCCCTTTTGTTCGTTTCGTTAATTGCGTGCAAACACGAACCCGTTGTTCCAAATAGTCCCATTATTAGTTTCAGCAACGATGTACAACCTATTATTATCGGCAATTGTACACAATCGAGTTGCCACGGAAATGGTAGTGGAAGAGATTCTGATCGCGCCTTACTCACGTATAATGAAGTTATCAATTATGGGCAAATTACTCCGGGCAATGCACAAAACAGTCAGCTTTATACCGATATTGCACCGAAAGGAACTCAACAACAAATGCCACCAACACCAACGCCCGAATTAAGCAATCAACAAATTCTTACTATTTATCTTTGGATTTTACAGGGCGCAAAAAATAATTAA
- a CDS encoding DUF5777 family beta-barrel protein, protein MKLKIFLLLIFLSSFIRSFAQQTTTDDLTSLMDSLSNKPKKKELVTNTFNNSHLINQQTTEVVGKNSLDFRIEHRFANLNSGAYNAWGFDGPANIRLGLDYSYDGRLMVGIGRSSLNKMVDSYLKYQILRQKTFSMPISLVLVSSFFYTNEHIPDDNGFAVYPTLYDRFSYCHELIIGRKFSDKFSLQIAPLYLHYNIVPTITDRNDVWAITAAARYKLGKHFALDAETAYTVLHYSNTVYYNESGLGIEIETGGHVFQVFFTNSDGMDENQFIARTTSTWTNWGFKLGFNISRIFVL, encoded by the coding sequence ATGAAACTAAAAATATTCCTCCTCCTGATTTTTTTAAGTTCTTTTATCAGATCGTTTGCACAACAAACAACTACGGACGATTTGACCTCTTTAATGGACAGTTTAAGTAATAAACCTAAAAAGAAAGAACTGGTTACAAATACGTTTAACAACAGTCATTTGATTAATCAACAAACAACAGAAGTAGTTGGAAAAAATTCGTTGGATTTCCGAATTGAACATCGTTTTGCCAATCTAAATTCAGGCGCATACAATGCTTGGGGATTTGATGGTCCAGCGAACATTCGATTGGGTTTGGATTACAGTTATGACGGGCGATTGATGGTTGGTATTGGTAGAAGTTCCTTAAATAAAATGGTAGATTCCTATCTTAAATATCAAATTTTAAGACAAAAAACTTTTTCAATGCCTATCAGTTTGGTCTTGGTTTCTTCCTTTTTTTATACCAACGAACACATTCCGGATGACAATGGATTTGCTGTGTATCCAACCCTTTACGACCGATTTTCGTATTGCCACGAATTAATTATTGGACGCAAATTTTCAGACAAATTTTCACTTCAAATCGCTCCGCTTTATTTGCATTATAATATTGTTCCAACCATTACCGACCGAAACGATGTATGGGCAATTACTGCCGCGGCACGTTATAAGCTTGGGAAACACTTTGCTTTAGATGCCGAAACCGCATATACTGTTCTTCATTATTCAAATACTGTTTATTATAACGAATCTGGACTCGGAATTGAAATTGAAACAGGAGGACATGTTTTTCAAGTATTTTTTACGAATTCCGATGGCATGGACGAAAATCAGTTTATTGCGCGTACCACTTCCACTTGGACAAATTGGGGTTTTAAACTCGGATTCAATATCTCGAGAATATTTGTTTTGTAA
- a CDS encoding nucleoside deaminase, with product MDFTDDYFMREALKEAHKAFTADEVPVGAVIVCENKIIARAHNYTERLNDVTAHAEMQAFTSATAFLGGKYLTECVLYVTLEPCVMCAGGAFWTQLKGVVYGASDEKRGFSTIKKNIFHPKTIVKSGILEPKCAQLLRDFFQKKRASKN from the coding sequence ATGGATTTTACCGATGATTATTTTATGCGTGAAGCGCTGAAAGAAGCGCACAAGGCTTTTACAGCGGACGAAGTTCCGGTTGGTGCCGTAATTGTTTGCGAAAATAAAATTATTGCGCGCGCGCACAATTATACAGAGCGTTTAAACGATGTAACGGCGCATGCCGAAATGCAAGCATTTACAAGTGCTACTGCGTTTTTAGGCGGAAAATATTTAACAGAATGTGTTTTGTACGTAACCTTAGAACCTTGTGTAATGTGTGCTGGTGGCGCATTTTGGACACAACTAAAAGGCGTTGTCTACGGCGCATCGGATGAAAAAAGAGGATTTTCTACGATCAAAAAAAATATTTTTCATCCGAAAACTATTGTTAAATCAGGTATCTTAGAGCCTAAATGCGCACAATTGCTCAGAGATTTTTTTCAGAAAAAAAGGGCTTCAAAAAATTAA
- a CDS encoding DUF4412 domain-containing protein, with protein sequence MKNKFLKLFVFVFILVGSTASAQSFEGIIKFQKQTDLANTNYVYYVKGDKVRIDELDKNGKTDGSFLVDLKANTMLSLNYDRKLYMDKKAGASASVNANCVVTKTKNVKAIMGYNCREYVVKNTTDNTQISYWIAESKFNFFHRLLKLLNRKDKSSVYIQQIVGLKGEFPFSSVETTITDNKQVNRMDVTEITQKTLDASLFEVPKDFKKFDGK encoded by the coding sequence ATGAAAAATAAATTTTTGAAACTATTTGTATTCGTGTTTATCCTTGTTGGTTCTACCGCTTCTGCGCAATCGTTTGAAGGTATTATCAAATTTCAAAAACAAACTGATTTAGCAAATACAAATTATGTTTATTATGTAAAAGGAGATAAAGTTCGCATTGATGAATTGGATAAAAATGGCAAAACGGACGGTAGTTTTTTGGTGGATTTAAAAGCAAATACAATGCTTTCGTTAAACTACGATCGCAAATTGTATATGGATAAAAAAGCGGGAGCATCAGCTTCTGTAAATGCAAATTGCGTGGTTACAAAAACCAAAAACGTGAAAGCAATTATGGGTTATAATTGTCGCGAATACGTGGTAAAAAACACGACCGATAACACACAAATATCGTATTGGATTGCGGAAAGTAAATTTAATTTCTTTCACCGATTATTAAAATTATTGAATCGAAAAGATAAATCTTCGGTGTATATCCAACAGATTGTTGGCTTAAAAGGTGAATTTCCTTTTTCATCCGTAGAAACAACTATAACCGATAACAAACAAGTAAATCGCATGGATGTTACGGAAATAACCCAAAAAACATTGGATGCATCGTTGTTTGAAGTTCCGAAAGATTTCAAAAAATTTGACGGAAAATAA
- a CDS encoding YraN family protein, which translates to MAAHNITGKQGEQLASSFLEAKEYEILEKNWHFKNAEIDIIARSKNVLIIAEVKTRSSNYFGEPETWVTREKQRLLIKAAAAYIEKNNLDIEVRFDIISVLMNGEQAKINHIESAFYALR; encoded by the coding sequence ATGGCAGCGCACAATATAACCGGAAAACAAGGCGAACAATTAGCGAGTAGTTTTCTGGAAGCAAAAGAATACGAAATCTTAGAAAAAAATTGGCATTTTAAAAATGCGGAAATAGATATTATTGCGCGTTCTAAAAATGTATTGATAATTGCGGAAGTAAAAACGCGCAGCAGCAATTATTTCGGCGAGCCAGAAACGTGGGTAACGCGCGAAAAACAACGCTTATTAATAAAAGCTGCCGCGGCTTATATCGAAAAAAATAATTTAGATATAGAAGTTCGTTTTGATATTATTTCCGTGTTGATGAACGGAGAACAAGCAAAAATAAATCACATCGAATCGGCGTTTTATGCCTTGAGATAA
- a CDS encoding pseudouridine synthase, giving the protein MIRRPNKKGKPAEKRDFSPREGDSEKRSFGGDDRKSFGEKKSFTPRERDGEKRSFGSDDRKKFGEKKSFTPRERDGEKRSFGGDDRKSFGEKKRFTPRERDGEKRSFGGDDRKKFGEKKSFTPRERDGEKRSFGGDDRKKFGEKKGFTPRERDGEKRSFGGDDRKKFGEKKSFTPREVDDDNERSENTGEKKYFATHGKRNNDKYDLEDNHRKTYEEKTRIASDGKPLREELKKSVKTKKAVEKDFAEVNKELGLIRLNKYIANAGVCSRREADQMIATGVVSVNGKIITEMGFRVKATDIVNYGGQTLRHEKNVYLLLNKPKDFITTVEDARGRRTVMELVQGACNERIYPVGRLDRNTTGLLMFTNDGEMTDRLTHPRYGIKKIYHVTLDQNVAREDIDKISEGIELEDGFIKADEISYVDGAKDEIGIEIHSGRNRIIRRIFETLGYKVLRLDRVYFGGLTKKNLPKGRWRLLTEQEIIMLKMVPK; this is encoded by the coding sequence ATGATAAGACGTCCGAATAAAAAAGGAAAACCCGCTGAGAAAAGAGATTTTTCGCCGCGCGAAGGAGATTCAGAAAAAAGAAGTTTCGGTGGAGACGATCGCAAAAGTTTTGGCGAGAAAAAAAGTTTCACCCCACGTGAACGTGATGGAGAAAAAAGAAGTTTTGGCAGCGATGATCGTAAAAAGTTTGGCGAGAAAAAAAGTTTCACCCCACGTGAACGTGATGGAGAAAAAAGAAGTTTCGGTGGAGATGATCGTAAAAGCTTTGGCGAGAAAAAAAGGTTCACGCCACGCGAGCGTGACGGAGAAAAAAGAAGTTTTGGTGGAGATGATCGTAAAAAGTTTGGCGAGAAAAAAAGTTTCACGCCACGTGAACGTGATGGAGAAAAAAGAAGTTTTGGTGGAGATGATCGTAAAAAGTTTGGTGAGAAAAAAGGTTTTACGCCACGCGAACGTGATGGAGAAAAAAGAAGTTTCGGTGGCGATGATCGTAAAAAGTTTGGTGAGAAAAAAAGTTTTACGCCACGCGAAGTCGACGATGATAACGAGCGCAGCGAAAACACCGGAGAAAAAAAATATTTTGCGACGCACGGAAAAAGAAATAACGACAAATACGATTTAGAAGACAATCACCGCAAAACATACGAGGAAAAAACACGCATTGCTTCGGATGGAAAACCTTTGCGTGAGGAATTAAAAAAATCCGTGAAAACAAAAAAAGCGGTAGAAAAAGATTTCGCTGAAGTGAACAAAGAACTCGGGTTGATTCGTTTGAATAAATACATTGCGAATGCAGGCGTTTGCTCACGCAGAGAAGCGGATCAAATGATTGCGACAGGCGTGGTTTCGGTAAACGGAAAAATAATTACCGAAATGGGATTTCGTGTAAAGGCTACAGATATTGTAAATTACGGCGGACAAACACTTCGACACGAAAAAAATGTGTATCTTTTGTTGAACAAACCGAAAGATTTTATCACGACCGTGGAAGATGCAAGAGGTCGTAGAACAGTAATGGAATTGGTACAAGGAGCTTGTAACGAACGTATTTATCCAGTTGGAAGATTGGATAGAAATACGACAGGATTGTTGATGTTTACCAACGATGGTGAAATGACGGATCGCTTGACACATCCGCGTTACGGCATCAAAAAAATATATCACGTTACCTTGGATCAAAATGTAGCGCGCGAAGACATCGATAAAATTTCGGAAGGAATAGAGCTGGAAGATGGATTTATCAAGGCAGATGAGATTAGTTACGTAGATGGCGCGAAAGACGAAATTGGAATTGAAATACATTCTGGAAGAAACCGAATTATCAGAAGGATTTTTGAAACACTTGGCTACAAAGTTTTGAGATTGGATCGTGTTTATTTTGGTGGACTCACAAAAAAAAATCTTCCGAAAGGCAGATGGCGATTGCTTACCGAGCAAGAAATTATTATGCTAAAAATGGTCCCTAAATAA
- a CDS encoding AsmA-like C-terminal region-containing protein: protein MRFLKITGIIFLSIFLLGVIGGFVIVHFYQNEVKTLVVAQVNKNLNTQVIVDAKDIHFSVFSSFPYASVEFNNVKALDAWDEPIKDTLFKAKTISLEFNLMDVFHKKYAVEKLNINGIQLNIRINEKGENNYHFWKTASDSTAIKDTTKNNFSFALNKISIKNAEVKYLNKFNQSDCEFLLKNFTLSGKFSTDKYDLETGISGLVHKMTFDNKNYLKEEPVNVKLSLFVDNKTQTYNIKAGEISLSKLTMDVFGSLVNTPTEGIADFLIQGKNMDIQSALSLMPTQVKKYMNRYKSNGDFYFKLQVKGPIGHAVWPDMSATFGINEGKISVEKSSLALKNVNLQGAFSSQQGKTPQKTVLSINQFSAELNGGNINGSFHIHNFNDPVYNVNANANISLDALHQFIPMDTVESMSGNLKVSIIYNGKLKSSENYYSDVSSATTASGTVMLSNASVRLKNNTLHFDNINGNFSVNNNDLLINDFSGIISGSDFDLKGTLKNIFPYLFVKNQTVTADATLHSNKLDLNEFLENKNEESKKDTPKYNLHFSKNIAFTLNTSIQHFVFRKVDATNVRGVFRLQNQQLTVDSVSLNTMDGSVTLSNGIIDASQKGKIITSCNAQLTNLNITKMFSEMGNFGQEIIKDDNLKGTANADIQFVAEWTPALVILENTIYLHSNFTIQDGELIHFKPMQSMSKFIRLSELEDIKFSTLQNQIVIKDRKISIPQMDINSSVLNVSGSGTHTFDNAIDYKAKFLLSDLLAAKFKRNKKPTDNFGEEENDESGKTALFISMTGTVNNPIIKYDTKGALQKIKQDLKVEKTDLKSILKKEFGLFKKDTTLNNSDKTPKKTTFKVIWDGNKKAAIPADTAVAKDDDY, encoded by the coding sequence ATGCGATTTTTAAAAATCACAGGAATTATTTTTTTAAGCATTTTCCTTTTAGGTGTGATTGGTGGTTTTGTCATCGTTCATTTTTATCAGAACGAAGTAAAAACACTGGTCGTTGCGCAAGTCAATAAAAATTTAAACACGCAAGTAATTGTGGATGCGAAAGACATTCACTTTTCTGTTTTCAGTAGCTTTCCCTATGCATCCGTGGAGTTTAATAATGTGAAAGCATTGGATGCTTGGGACGAACCCATAAAAGACACGCTTTTTAAAGCCAAAACTATTTCTTTAGAATTTAATTTGATGGATGTTTTTCATAAAAAATATGCTGTCGAAAAACTGAACATTAACGGTATTCAACTCAATATTCGCATCAACGAAAAAGGAGAAAACAATTATCATTTTTGGAAAACAGCTTCTGATTCAACTGCGATAAAAGACACTACAAAAAATAATTTTTCATTTGCCTTAAATAAAATAAGCATTAAAAATGCGGAGGTAAAATATCTCAATAAATTCAATCAATCGGATTGTGAATTTTTATTGAAAAATTTTACGTTAAGTGGTAAATTTAGCACAGATAAGTATGACTTGGAAACCGGCATTTCTGGACTTGTTCACAAAATGACTTTCGATAATAAAAATTATTTAAAAGAAGAGCCTGTTAATGTAAAACTTTCCTTGTTTGTAGATAATAAAACGCAAACGTACAATATAAAAGCCGGTGAAATTTCTTTGTCGAAATTGACGATGGATGTATTCGGATCGCTCGTAAATACACCGACAGAAGGCATCGCTGATTTTTTAATACAAGGTAAAAATATGGACATTCAATCGGCTTTGTCCTTAATGCCTACGCAGGTAAAAAAATACATGAATCGTTACAAAAGCAACGGCGATTTTTATTTCAAATTACAAGTAAAAGGTCCGATTGGACACGCTGTTTGGCCTGATATGAGTGCAACTTTCGGAATTAATGAAGGAAAAATTTCCGTAGAAAAATCTTCCTTGGCTTTGAAGAATGTGAATTTGCAGGGAGCGTTTTCATCTCAACAAGGAAAAACGCCGCAAAAAACGGTTCTTTCGATTAATCAATTTTCTGCCGAATTAAATGGCGGAAATATCAATGGCTCTTTTCACATTCATAATTTTAATGATCCCGTTTATAACGTGAATGCAAATGCGAACATTAGTTTGGATGCGCTGCATCAATTTATTCCGATGGATACGGTGGAAAGCATGAGCGGAAATTTAAAAGTTTCGATTATTTACAACGGAAAATTAAAGAGTTCGGAAAATTATTATTCTGATGTTTCTTCGGCTACGACTGCTTCTGGGACAGTTATGCTGAGCAATGCTTCTGTGCGCCTCAAAAATAATACTTTGCATTTTGATAATATCAACGGTAATTTTTCTGTCAATAATAATGATTTACTTATCAATGATTTTTCTGGAATTATTTCGGGAAGTGATTTTGATTTAAAAGGTACTTTGAAAAATATTTTTCCATACTTGTTTGTGAAAAATCAAACCGTAACGGCTGATGCCACGCTCCATTCAAACAAATTAGATTTGAACGAATTTCTTGAAAATAAAAATGAAGAAAGCAAAAAAGATACGCCCAAATACAATTTGCATTTCAGTAAAAACATAGCGTTTACGCTGAACACAAGCATTCAACATTTTGTTTTTAGGAAAGTGGACGCCACCAATGTACGTGGTGTTTTTCGTTTGCAAAACCAACAACTTACGGTGGATAGCGTTTCGTTAAATACGATGGATGGCTCGGTAACATTGTCGAACGGAATTATTGATGCTTCGCAAAAAGGTAAAATCATAACAAGTTGCAACGCTCAATTGACGAATTTAAACATCACAAAAATGTTTTCTGAGATGGGAAATTTCGGACAAGAAATTATTAAAGACGACAACCTAAAAGGTACAGCCAATGCGGATATTCAGTTTGTTGCGGAATGGACGCCTGCTTTAGTTATTTTGGAAAATACAATTTATCTCCACAGTAATTTTACCATTCAAGATGGAGAATTAATCCATTTTAAACCGATGCAATCCATGTCGAAATTTATTCGTTTATCCGAATTGGAAGACATTAAATTTTCCACTTTACAAAATCAAATTGTGATAAAAGATCGCAAAATTAGTATTCCGCAAATGGATATTAATTCCAGCGTCCTCAATGTGAGTGGCTCTGGTACGCACACATTTGACAATGCCATTGATTACAAAGCAAAATTTTTATTGAGTGATTTGCTTGCCGCGAAATTTAAACGGAATAAAAAGCCTACGGATAATTTTGGGGAAGAAGAAAACGACGAAAGTGGAAAAACAGCTTTGTTTATTTCCATGACGGGGACGGTAAATAATCCGATTATTAAATACGATACGAAAGGTGCTTTGCAAAAAATAAAACAAGATTTGAAAGTCGAAAAAACAGATCTAAAATCCATTTTGAAAAAAGAATTTGGCTTGTTTAAAAAAGATACGACGCTAAACAATTCCGACAAAACACCTAAAAAAACAACCTTCAAAGTAATTTGGGATGGAAATAAAAAAGCAGCTATTCCAGCAGATACCGCTGTTGCCAAAGACGATGATTATTAA